One genomic segment of Mastomys coucha isolate ucsf_1 unplaced genomic scaffold, UCSF_Mcou_1 pScaffold22, whole genome shotgun sequence includes these proteins:
- the Arv1 gene encoding protein ARV1 isoform X1: MGTGGRRGTRSGKGTEGAAAASSSCLYRCIECNREAQELYRDYSHGVLKITICKSCQKPVDKYIEYDPVIILINAILCKTQAYRHILFNTKINIHGKLCMFCLLCEAYLRWWQLQDSSQSTAPDDVIRYAKEWDFYRMFVIASFEQAAFFTGMFAFLWAQQPMTARRAHDFVLLLKALLLSSYGKLLLIPAVIWEHDYTPLCLRLIKVFVLTSNFQAVRVTLNTSRRLSLLTVLSGVLLESIMVLFFQRMEWDVGSDCAVYKPQDF, encoded by the exons ATGGGGACCGGCGGGCGTAGGGGTACACGGTCTGGGAAAGGCACGGAAGGCGCGGCTGCGGCTTCGTCCTCTTGCCTGTATCGTTGTATCGAGTGCAACCGGGAGGCCCAGGAGCTGTACCGGGACTACAGCCACGGCGTGCTCAAGATAACCATCTGC AAATCCTGCCAGAAACCAGTAGACAAATATATTGAATATGATCCTGTTATTATCTTGATTAATGCCATTTTATGCAAAACTCAAGCCTATAGGCATATTCTATTCAACactaaaataaat ATCCATGGGAAACTCTgcatgttttgtttgctttgtgaagCATACCTGCGGTGGTGGCAGCTGCAAGACTCAAGCCAGAGTACAGCCCCCGATGATGTGATCCGGTACGCCAAGGAGTGGGACTTCTACAGGATGTTTGTGATTGCTTCTTTCG AACAAGCTGCCTTTTTTACTGGCATGTTTGCTTTCCTGTGGGCACAGCAACCTATGACAGCAAGAAGAGCACACGACTTTGTTTTACTGCTGAAAGCACTGTTGCTGTCCAGCTACGGGAAGCTCCTGCTAATTCCGGCCGTCATCTGGGAGCATGACTACACACCTTTGTGTCTCAGGCTCATTAAAGTGTTTGTCTTGACATCAAATTTCCAGGCAGTCAGAG tgacCCTGAACACCAGCCGGAGGCTCTCTCTGTTGACCGTGCTGAGCGGTGTACTGCTGGAGAGCATCATGgtcctcttcttccagaggatggAGTGGGATGTGGGCAGTGACTGTGCAGTCTACAAGCCTCAGGACTTCTGA
- the Arv1 gene encoding protein ARV1 isoform X3, which yields MEAMFEKSCQKPVDKYIEYDPVIILINAILCKTQAYRHILFNTKINIHGKLCMFCLLCEAYLRWWQLQDSSQSTAPDDVIRYAKEWDFYRMFVIASFEQAAFFTGMFAFLWAQQPMTARRAHDFVLLLKALLLSSYGKLLLIPAVIWEHDYTPLCLRLIKVFVLTSNFQAVRVTLNTSRRLSLLTVLSGVLLESIMVLFFQRMEWDVGSDCAVYKPQDF from the exons ATGGAAGCAATGTTTGAG AAATCCTGCCAGAAACCAGTAGACAAATATATTGAATATGATCCTGTTATTATCTTGATTAATGCCATTTTATGCAAAACTCAAGCCTATAGGCATATTCTATTCAACactaaaataaat ATCCATGGGAAACTCTgcatgttttgtttgctttgtgaagCATACCTGCGGTGGTGGCAGCTGCAAGACTCAAGCCAGAGTACAGCCCCCGATGATGTGATCCGGTACGCCAAGGAGTGGGACTTCTACAGGATGTTTGTGATTGCTTCTTTCG AACAAGCTGCCTTTTTTACTGGCATGTTTGCTTTCCTGTGGGCACAGCAACCTATGACAGCAAGAAGAGCACACGACTTTGTTTTACTGCTGAAAGCACTGTTGCTGTCCAGCTACGGGAAGCTCCTGCTAATTCCGGCCGTCATCTGGGAGCATGACTACACACCTTTGTGTCTCAGGCTCATTAAAGTGTTTGTCTTGACATCAAATTTCCAGGCAGTCAGAG tgacCCTGAACACCAGCCGGAGGCTCTCTCTGTTGACCGTGCTGAGCGGTGTACTGCTGGAGAGCATCATGgtcctcttcttccagaggatggAGTGGGATGTGGGCAGTGACTGTGCAGTCTACAAGCCTCAGGACTTCTGA
- the Arv1 gene encoding protein ARV1 isoform X2 — MRSTDGESQGAPYVKSCQKPVDKYIEYDPVIILINAILCKTQAYRHILFNTKINIHGKLCMFCLLCEAYLRWWQLQDSSQSTAPDDVIRYAKEWDFYRMFVIASFEQAAFFTGMFAFLWAQQPMTARRAHDFVLLLKALLLSSYGKLLLIPAVIWEHDYTPLCLRLIKVFVLTSNFQAVRVTLNTSRRLSLLTVLSGVLLESIMVLFFQRMEWDVGSDCAVYKPQDF, encoded by the exons ATGAGGTCCACCGATGGAGAAAGTCAGGGTGCTCCCTATGTG AAATCCTGCCAGAAACCAGTAGACAAATATATTGAATATGATCCTGTTATTATCTTGATTAATGCCATTTTATGCAAAACTCAAGCCTATAGGCATATTCTATTCAACactaaaataaat ATCCATGGGAAACTCTgcatgttttgtttgctttgtgaagCATACCTGCGGTGGTGGCAGCTGCAAGACTCAAGCCAGAGTACAGCCCCCGATGATGTGATCCGGTACGCCAAGGAGTGGGACTTCTACAGGATGTTTGTGATTGCTTCTTTCG AACAAGCTGCCTTTTTTACTGGCATGTTTGCTTTCCTGTGGGCACAGCAACCTATGACAGCAAGAAGAGCACACGACTTTGTTTTACTGCTGAAAGCACTGTTGCTGTCCAGCTACGGGAAGCTCCTGCTAATTCCGGCCGTCATCTGGGAGCATGACTACACACCTTTGTGTCTCAGGCTCATTAAAGTGTTTGTCTTGACATCAAATTTCCAGGCAGTCAGAG tgacCCTGAACACCAGCCGGAGGCTCTCTCTGTTGACCGTGCTGAGCGGTGTACTGCTGGAGAGCATCATGgtcctcttcttccagaggatggAGTGGGATGTGGGCAGTGACTGTGCAGTCTACAAGCCTCAGGACTTCTGA